The following DNA comes from Merismopedia glauca CCAP 1448/3.
ATAAAAAAGGAGTTTGGGAGCGCTGGTATGCTCTAATAATCGGATTAATCGACTTTATCTTGATCGTAGCTGCCTTTTACACTGGTTACGACTTCAGCAATCCTGGATTACAGCTAGTTGAGAGTTACCCCTGGGTGCCCCAACTAGATTTAAATTGGTCTTTGGGAGTAGATGGGATTTCTATGCCTCTAGTCCTACTGACTGGATTTATTACTACCTTAGCGGTTTTAGCCGCTTGGCCAGTTACATTAAAGCCTAAGCTGTTTTATTTTCTACTTTTGGTGATGTACGGCGGTCAAATCGCCGTTTTTGCGGTTCAGGATATGCTCTTGTTCTTCCTAGTCTGGGAACTAGAACTGATTCCTGTCTATCTGTTGCTGTCAATTTGGGGCGGGAAGCGGCGCTTGTATGCTGCGACCAAATTTATCCTATATACGGCTGGAGGCTCTCTCTTTATCCTCGTAGCTGCCTTAGCGATGGCTTTTTATGGAGATAACGTCACCTTTGATATGCGAGCGATCGCTAACAAGGATTTCGCCCTTAATGTGCAATTGGCTCTGTATGCGGGTTTATTAATCGCTTACGCTGTCAAACTACCCATCTTTCCCTTACATACTTGGCTGCCAGATGCTCATGGTGAAGCAACGGCACCTGTACATATGTTGCTAGCGGGAATTCTTTTAAAAATGGGAGGATACGCGCTGATAAGAATGAATGCAGGTTTATTACCCGACGCTCATGCCGTATTTGCTCCCGTACTGGTGGTTTTGGGAGTAGTTAACATCGTCTATGCAGCTTTGACTTCTTTCGCCCAAAGAAATCTGAAGCGGAAAATCGCCTATTCTTCGATTTCGCACATGGGATTTGTATTAATTGGCTTGGGTTCCTTTACAGAACTTGGTTTAAGTGGCGCTGTCTTGCAAATGGTTTCTCACGGACTGATTGGCGCGAGTTTGTTCTTTTTGGTAGGAGCCACATACGATCGCACCCATACCCTAATGTTGGATGAAATGGGCGGTATTGGCAAAAAGATGAGTAAAATGTTTGCCATGTGGACAGCTTGCTCAATGGCATCTTTAGCTTTGCCAGGAATGAGTGGATTTGTGGCAGAGTTGATGGTATTTGTCGGTTTTTCTAATAGCGATGCTTACAGCCTTCCTTTCAAAGTCACTATCGTCTTTTTGGCTGCTGTAGGAGTGATTTTAACTCCAATTTATCTCCTGTCGATGCTGCGAGAGATTTGTTATGGACCAGAAAACAAGCAATTAGTAGAACATGAAGCGCTCATAGATGCTGAACCGAGAGAAGTGTTTATTATTGCCTGTTTGTTAGTTCCCATCATCGGAATTGGGTTATATCCCAAAATACTGACTCAGATTTACGACTCTACTACCACACAATTAACTGCGAGATTGCGAGATTCTGTACCTACTCTGGCGCAAAAGCAATCTCCTAACACTCCTCCAATGGGGATGCTCAATCCACAAATGTCGGTAGTAGCACCTGCTATTCAACCTCAAGATTAGCTGCGTGTTGGGTTTTCTGATGGGGTGTTAGGCTGATTGTAGTTGCTTGTCACCCCTGGAAAGGCAGGAGAGGAAGTGACTTCTGACTTCATTTGTTGGGTTTCCTATCGTCAACCCAACCTACCTCTACCTCACGAATAATTTTAGCGCGATCGCCATCTCCTAATATTTTCATATACCCTTCTTCCCTCTTCCTTCTTCCTTGCTAAGAACAAGCTACCCTAAATCCAATCACGTAATACCAGTAATCGGCTAAACCCTTACCGCGTTCGCTAGAACGACAAAAACGAGGATGATTTCCACAGGAACCACCTCTTAATACTTTATATTGCTCTTCTGAACTTGCTGACCAAATACTGCTATCAGTAGGTGCGCCTTCATAGTTTTCATGCCAGGGATCGGCGCACCATTCCCAAACGTTACCATGCATCTCATACAATCCAAACTGATTGGGGGGAAAGTTGCCCACATTTATAGTTTGACGGCGATAAATGCCTTTACTTCCAGAACCATATATCTGCGTCCCATCATAGTTAGCTAAATCTGTAGTTAGGGTTTCTCCATAGCAAAACGGGGTGGTTGTAGCTGCTTTCGCCGCATATTCCCACTCTGCTTCCGTGGGTAACCTATAATTCTTTTTGGTTTTTTGAGACAGTCTCTGACAAAACTCTACTGCTTCATGCCAAGATACTTGTTCTACAGGACGATCTGGACCGCGAAAATGGGATGGTTTAGCCTGCATAATCTTTTCCCATTGCCTTTGAGTGACAGCAAACTTGCCCAGGAAGAAGGGAGAAACCGTCACTTGGTGCTGGGGACTCTCACTGTCAAATCGTCCGGCTTCTGTGGCTGGAGAACCCATTTGATAAGTTCCACCAGGGATGTAAACCATGTCTAAGTTAATTCCTTCCCCTAAGTTTTCGGTGAAAAACTTAGCACTATGTTGAGTTGTATCAATTTGCTGACCTTGATGCCCAACTTTGACGACTCTAAAGCTACACTCATCTAGAGGGAAATTGGGGTTGGTAGCGATCGCGGGATAAACTATAGGTAAAGGCGATCGCTGCTCTACACTGTCTTGGTCGGTGGAGCCTACTAATACTTCTGTCTGTTGCTGATATGTTTGAATAGTGGCTAGTAATTGTTTCGCCGATTGGTATCTATTTTTGACTGTTTCGACTAATAATCCCTGTAAAACTTCAACTAGTTGTGGGCTAACGTCCTTACCTCCTGGCAACCAGCGCCACAACCAAGTACCTTCCATACCATCATAAAGTTCATCACCCTCATTAGCTTCGGGGAAACAGCCTGTCAGTAAGCGCGCACAACAAACCCCTAAACTATATAAATCACTTGCAGGGAATCCACTACCACGGACTTGTTCTATGGGAGCATAGGCTAGATTAGGGTGCGGTAAACCTACTTGAGGAATTTCCAAGTCAAGTAGGACGTAACTATGGGTAACTAAGTCAGAATTTAGACGAAGTATGATGTTTTCTGGTTTAAGGTTGCCATGAATCAGATTGGCTTCATGAATTAATGATAAAACAGGTAATAAATCTTGCAGTAGTTGCCAAATCTTGACTTCATTAAAGTTACCTGTATTCTCAATTTCTTCTTTGAGATTTTTTCCTGGTATATACTCTCTGACTAGATAGAGATTATTACCTTCTTCAAAGTAATCGATTACTCTACCAATTTGGGGATGAGATGGTAATTGAGATAATTGACGCGCTCTTTCTTTAAAAGTGTCTTTAGCTGTCTGAAAAATTTCTGGACTGTATTGCATTTTCCTGGTTGGAATCAATTGCTTGATCGTACAGTCTCCAAATCTATCTTGAGTATCTGTAGCTAGATAAGTCTGACTAAATTCTCCCCTGCCCAGCAATTGAATGATATTATATCTATCTTGCAGCCATTTAATTTTTTCACCGCAACTTTGGCAAAATTCTACTCCAAAAGGATTGACTGGTTGTTGACAATTGGGATTATGACAGTATTGCATACAGATTATATATAAAAACTTGTGGTGTTTTATTGTCAGGGATATTGGTGAGTTTTGGATTGATTTAAATCTGCCTAATTTGTTGATATAATTAGCATTTTCATCGGGCAAAATATCATTTAATTGAGCTTTTTTTAATCAAGATTTAATAAGTTAAGATACTTAATTAGGGGTCGAGGTAATTTCCTCTAAATAATTGCTAACATTTAGAGCAAAGTCAGAGTCAGTTTCGCTAGCTCCTGCGGAGCCGCTACGCAAACGCGATATGGAAGGCGTAGCACATAGTAAAAATCAGTTTTAGCAAAGGATATATACTTTTACAATGTCCTAACTGCCTTGGCGGTTGCTGTATATACCCAGGCTATTAGCAAAAAACTGATAGCTCGATCAAAGTAGAAAGTAATTAGTATCCAATAAATTTAATTATTATGCTAGAAAACCCTGCCGAAGAATTATCTAATATTACCTTGTCAGAATTTACTATACCCACAGCCCCCCCAGATTTTAAATCTGGATTTATTGCCATTGTCGGTCGTCCTAATGTGGGTAAATCTACGTTAATGAACCAATTAGTAGGTCAAAAAATCGCCATTACTTCTCCGATCGCGCAAACAACCCGCAATCGCTTGCGAGGAATCTTG
Coding sequences within:
- a CDS encoding NAD(P)H-quinone oxidoreductase subunit 4, encoding KKGVWERWYALIIGLIDFILIVAAFYTGYDFSNPGLQLVESYPWVPQLDLNWSLGVDGISMPLVLLTGFITTLAVLAAWPVTLKPKLFYFLLLVMYGGQIAVFAVQDMLLFFLVWELELIPVYLLLSIWGGKRRLYAATKFILYTAGGSLFILVAALAMAFYGDNVTFDMRAIANKDFALNVQLALYAGLLIAYAVKLPIFPLHTWLPDAHGEATAPVHMLLAGILLKMGGYALIRMNAGLLPDAHAVFAPVLVVLGVVNIVYAALTSFAQRNLKRKIAYSSISHMGFVLIGLGSFTELGLSGAVLQMVSHGLIGASLFFLVGATYDRTHTLMLDEMGGIGKKMSKMFAMWTACSMASLALPGMSGFVAELMVFVGFSNSDAYSLPFKVTIVFLAAVGVILTPIYLLSMLREICYGPENKQLVEHEALIDAEPREVFIIACLLVPIIGIGLYPKILTQIYDSTTTQLTARLRDSVPTLAQKQSPNTPPMGMLNPQMSVVAPAIQPQD
- a CDS encoding bifunctional serine/threonine-protein kinase/formylglycine-generating enzyme family protein, whose translation is MQYCHNPNCQQPVNPFGVEFCQSCGEKIKWLQDRYNIIQLLGRGEFSQTYLATDTQDRFGDCTIKQLIPTRKMQYSPEIFQTAKDTFKERARQLSQLPSHPQIGRVIDYFEEGNNLYLVREYIPGKNLKEEIENTGNFNEVKIWQLLQDLLPVLSLIHEANLIHGNLKPENIILRLNSDLVTHSYVLLDLEIPQVGLPHPNLAYAPIEQVRGSGFPASDLYSLGVCCARLLTGCFPEANEGDELYDGMEGTWLWRWLPGGKDVSPQLVEVLQGLLVETVKNRYQSAKQLLATIQTYQQQTEVLVGSTDQDSVEQRSPLPIVYPAIATNPNFPLDECSFRVVKVGHQGQQIDTTQHSAKFFTENLGEGINLDMVYIPGGTYQMGSPATEAGRFDSESPQHQVTVSPFFLGKFAVTQRQWEKIMQAKPSHFRGPDRPVEQVSWHEAVEFCQRLSQKTKKNYRLPTEAEWEYAAKAATTTPFCYGETLTTDLANYDGTQIYGSGSKGIYRRQTINVGNFPPNQFGLYEMHGNVWEWCADPWHENYEGAPTDSSIWSASSEEQYKVLRGGSCGNHPRFCRSSERGKGLADYWYYVIGFRVACS